One Archocentrus centrarchus isolate MPI-CPG fArcCen1 chromosome 10, fArcCen1, whole genome shotgun sequence genomic region harbors:
- the pfdn6 gene encoding prefoldin subunit 6, whose product MAEAIQKKLKAEVEKYAQMQKEVSKNMSARQKLETQLTENNIVKEELDLLDSSNTVYKLIGPVLVKQDLDEAKATVAKRLEYINGEIQRYETLLKDMEKKSEQHREVLSSLQQEFQKAQGLAVGKV is encoded by the exons ATGGCGGAGGCCATTCAAAAGAAGTTGAAAGCGGAAGTAGAGAAATACGCGCAGATGCAGAAAG AGGTTAGCAAGAACATGTCAGCCAGACAGAAGCTGGAGACGCAGCTGACGGAGAACAACATTGTTAAAGAG GAACTGGACCTGCTGGACAGTTCAAACACCGTTTATAAGCTCATTGGGCCCGTGTTAGTGAAGCAAGACCTTGATGAGGCCAAAGCCACAGTAGCAAAAAGGCTGGAGTACATCAACGGAGAAAT TCAGAGGTACGAGACGCTACTGAAAGACATGGAAAAGAAATCCGAACAGCATCGAGAAGTCTTGTCTAGTTTACAGCAGGAGTTTCAGAAAGCCCAGGGCCTCGCTGTGGGCaaagtctga
- the her5 gene encoding hairy-related 5 codes for MKVLSSPESPGQRAARRMSKPQMEKRRRERINHSLEELRVLMLESTHSEKLKNPKVEKAEILESVVEFLKTEKEVQKDHQASKRALSMEQRSTCACQPSYHDGMRSCLLRVNQFIASKRQEAGEPSGGTVGVSFMLPDIPMHPTDPGHIHGSLIPPSPAAAAAALPHLPFHHPQLSHPYLTQTAGFHDDTRNLSGAGGGHIPNALWRPWPQ; via the exons ATGAAGGTTTTATCTTCACCAGAGTCTCCCGGACAGAGGGCCGCGAGAAGG ATGTCTAAACCTCAGATGGAGAAGCGCAGGCGGGAGCGCATCAACCACAGTCTGGAGGAATTGCGAGTTCTGATGCTGGAGAGCACCCACAGTGAG AAATTAAAGAATCCAAAAGTGGAGAAGGCAGAGATTCTGGAGAGTGTGGTCGAGTTCCTGAAGACAGAGAAGGAGGTACAGAAGGATCACCAGGCCTCCAAGAGGGCCCTGTCCATGGAGCAGAGATCGACTTGTGCCTGCCAGCCCAGCTACCATGACGGGATGAGATCCTGTCTGCTCAGGGTCAACCAGTTCATAGCCAGCAAGCGCCAAGAGGCAGGGGAGCCCAGTGGAGggactgttggggtttcttttaTGCTTCCCGACATCCCCATGCACCCCACCGATCCCGGCCACATCCACGGGTCACTGATACCCCCTTCTCccgcagcagctgctgctgctctgcctcATCTGCCCTTCCACCACCCTCAGCTCTCTCATCCCTACCTGACGCAGACGGCTGGCTTCCATGATGACACCAGGAATCTCTCTGGCGCAGGTGGAGGGCACATCCCCAATGCGCTTTGGAGACCCTGGCCTCAGTGA
- the her11 gene encoding hairy-related 11, whose protein sequence is MSRKLRNQTQNDGKSRKRTLKPVVEKKRRDRINQSLAELRHLLMDATSDPRLQNPKIEKAEILDLAVEFLQKWADNASSQMETHAPLADLGHSESTALPLFSTESAGFQQCVAQLTSYMHRITPAQRASLIEGLKHQAKRLELKSGFNTKMMPDAACVETICSSDSKEESPMLLFPSYSPFQPLSCSTPCHDYLSPPPSPWFSPSFSMYSTSSPFASYACNFSFPPNLSPPSSNTSSFSFSPTVPHSSLSPFTATRPHSNPVHREVSAPNSSSPIWRPWF, encoded by the exons ATGTCCAGGAAACTCCGAAACCAAACTCAGAATGATGGCAAGAGCAGAAAAAGG ACTCTAAAGCCAGTtgtggagaagaagaggagagatcGAATAAATCAAAGTCTGGCTGAACTGAGACATCTGCTGATGGATGCCACATCTGATCCA CGGCTGCAAAATCCTAAAATTGAGAAAGCAGAGATTCTGGACTTGGCTGTTGAATTTCTCCAAAAGTGGGCTGATAATG CCTCCAGTCAAATGGAGACTCATGCTCCTTTGGCAGACCTGGGCCACTCAGAGTCCActgctcttcctctctttaGCACCGAGAGTGCAGGTTTTCAGCAGTGTGTGGCCCAGCTGACCAGCTACATGCACAGGATAACACCGGCGCAGAGAGCGAGCCTGATTGAGGGGCTTAAACATCAAGCAAAGCGTCTGGAGCTGAAATCAGGCTTCAACACGAAGATGATGCCTGACGCAGCATGTGTGGAGACCATTTGCTCATCTGACTCAAAAGAAGAGTCTCCCATGCTGCTTTTCCCATCTTATTCCCCATTTCAGCCTCTCTCTTGCTCCACACCATGCCACGACTACCTGagccctcctccttctccctgGTTCTCGCCTTCTTTCTCCATGTACTCCACCTCTTCTCCTTTCGCGTCATATGCCTGTAACTTCTCCTTCCCCCCCAACCTGTCACCTCCATCTTCCAACACCTCCTCCTTTAGTTTCTCACCCACAGTTCCTCACTCCAGCCTCTCCCCGTTCACCGCAACGAGACCCCACTCAAACCCTGTACACCGGGAAGTGTCAGCACCAAACTCTTCCTCACCCATATGGAGGCCTTGGTTTTGA
- the mmgt1 gene encoding ER membrane protein complex subunit 5, with the protein MASSFWKGVVGIGLFSLAHAAFSAAQHRSYMRLTEKEHETLPIDIVLQTLLSFVMTCYGIVHIAGEFKDMDASSELKNKTFDTLRNHPSFYLFNHRGRLLFRTPEEEPSSVRNQQALPNPIRLRKLEHVH; encoded by the exons ATGGCTTCGTCGTTTTGGAAAGGTGTTGTCGGTATCGGACTTTTCTCCTTAGCTCACGCAGCTTTCTCAGCGGCACAAC ATCGATCATACATGCGACTCACAGAGAAGGAGCATGAGACGCTACCAATTGAC ATTGTGTTGCAGACCTTATTATCGTTCGTCATGACCTGTTATGGTATTGTCCACATCGCTGGAGAGTTCAAAGACATGGATGCGTCCTCAGAGCTGAAAAACAA aaCTTTTGATACTCTGAGGAACCACCCATCGTTCTACCTTTTCAATCACAGGGGTCGGCTGCTATTCCGCACGCCAGAGGAGGAGCCCTCCTCGGTACGCAACCAGCAAGCTCTACCCAACCCCATACGGCTACGCAAGCTGGAGCATGTGCACTGA